One window of Thioflexithrix psekupsensis genomic DNA carries:
- the glcE gene encoding glycolate oxidase subunit GlcE, which yields MRDLTGVLQNKVRTAIQDETPLELIGGGSKRFYGREPVGEPLYLSEHAGIMNYEPSELVITARAGTRLQEIETTLAESGQCLGFEPPHFGENATLGGTIACGFSGMTRPYWGSAADFVLGTRLLTGKAEVLRFGGEVMKNVAGYDVSRLMVGALGTLGILLDVSLKVLPKPVHHVTLTRECDAATSLRLMNQWAGQPLPLSATAFLQGQFYYRLSGSVRGVDAAVKQLGGDVLPQADTFWRDLREHRLPFFQNETQNLWRLSLPSTVPVLPLLGESIIEWGGAQRWLRSDTDAMTLRNQVSAAGGYATLFRFGARHSCFQPLSEPLLGLHQQLKIAFDPKNIFNRGRLYEI from the coding sequence ATGCGCGATTTAACTGGTGTTTTACAAAATAAAGTTCGTACTGCAATTCAAGACGAAACGCCCTTAGAACTGATCGGCGGTGGTAGCAAGCGTTTTTATGGACGAGAACCTGTTGGCGAGCCGTTGTATTTATCTGAACACGCGGGAATTATGAATTACGAACCCAGCGAATTGGTGATTACAGCACGCGCAGGTACGCGACTACAAGAAATTGAAACGACTTTAGCCGAATCCGGACAATGTTTGGGTTTTGAACCGCCGCATTTTGGGGAAAATGCCACACTCGGCGGCACTATCGCGTGTGGTTTTTCGGGGATGACGCGCCCTTATTGGGGATCGGCGGCGGATTTTGTATTGGGTACGCGGTTATTGACGGGCAAAGCTGAGGTGTTACGTTTTGGTGGTGAGGTGATGAAAAATGTCGCGGGTTACGATGTCTCACGATTGATGGTGGGCGCGTTGGGAACGTTGGGAATTCTTTTGGACGTGTCCCTTAAAGTGCTACCAAAACCCGTTCATCACGTGACTTTAACGCGAGAATGTGATGCAGCCACCAGTTTACGTTTAATGAATCAATGGGCAGGGCAGCCTTTACCGTTGTCGGCAACGGCATTTTTACAAGGTCAATTTTATTACCGTTTATCAGGCAGCGTGCGCGGAGTGGACGCAGCAGTTAAACAATTGGGGGGTGATGTTTTACCGCAAGCGGATACGTTTTGGCGTGATTTGCGCGAACACCGCTTACCTTTTTTTCAAAATGAAACACAAAATTTGTGGCGGCTTTCGCTGCCTTCCACCGTTCCTGTATTGCCTTTGTTGGGAGAAAGTATTATAGAATGGGGTGGCGCGCAGCGGTGGTTGCGCAGTGATACAGATGCAATGACCTTGCGTAATCAGGTTTCTGCGGCGGGGGGTTATGCGACGTTATTCCGTTTTGGCGCACGCCATTCGTGTTTTCAACCGCTTTCAGAGCCGCTTTTGGGCTTACATCAGCAATTAAAAATCGCTTTCGATCCTAAAAATATTTTTAATCGTGGCCGTTTGTATGAAATATAG
- the rpe gene encoding ribulose-phosphate 3-epimerase yields the protein MFDYYIAPSILSADFARLGEEVSTVLAAGADIVHFDVMDNHYVPNLTIGPLVCEALRKHGISAEIDVHLMVKPVDRIIPDFAKAGATYITFHPEASEHVDRTLQLIRDCGCKSGLVFNPATPLHYLDYVMDKIDMILLMSVNPGFGGQSFIPATLDKLKLARERIKQSGRPIRLEVDGGVKVDNIRQIAEAGADTFVAGSAIFNTPNYQETIAKMRAELAKVTR from the coding sequence ATGTTTGATTATTACATTGCACCGTCTATTTTATCGGCTGATTTTGCGCGATTAGGAGAGGAAGTTAGCACGGTATTGGCTGCAGGCGCGGATATTGTTCATTTTGATGTCATGGACAATCATTACGTGCCGAATTTAACCATTGGCCCCTTAGTATGCGAAGCCCTGCGTAAGCATGGAATTAGCGCAGAAATTGATGTGCATTTAATGGTAAAACCTGTGGATCGCATTATTCCCGATTTTGCCAAAGCAGGCGCGACTTATATCACTTTTCATCCAGAAGCCTCTGAGCATGTTGATCGCACTTTGCAATTGATTCGAGATTGCGGTTGTAAAAGTGGTTTAGTTTTTAATCCTGCTACGCCTTTACATTATCTTGATTATGTGATGGATAAAATCGATATGATTTTATTAATGTCGGTTAATCCTGGATTTGGTGGGCAAAGTTTTATTCCTGCGACGTTAGATAAATTAAAATTGGCACGGGAACGCATTAAGCAAAGTGGCCGTCCTATTCGCTTGGAAGTTGACGGCGGCGTTAAAGTGGATAATATCCGCCAAATTGCCGAAGCAGGCGCAGATACTTTTGTCGCAGGATCGGCTATTTTTAACACGCCCAATTATCAAGAAACCATTGCCAAAATGCGTGCTGAATTAGCCAAAGTGACGCGCTAA
- the recC gene encoding exodeoxyribonuclease V subunit gamma, with product MFHIYHSNRLEQLAEQLSSLIKTPLAHPFLAECIVVQSKGMERWLSMQLAERLGIAANIEFPFPNTIIWRLFRSLFRQLSEFSVFDREVMLWQFMELLPHYFDHPEFAELKNYLHDDPNGVKLFQLSLRIADTFDQYGLYRPDLLFSWENKKQRDGWQSILWNELIHLYQTDDHRAKIWQKFMQADLTPCLTQLPPRISIFGISNLPPVYLETFAYLGQFLEVHLFLFNPCQAHWGYIVSDVEMARLARKQKDNIISPEEQYYEKGNPLLASMGKMARDFFDLIQDYSHQSYDLFIEAEQDSLLHLVQNDILNLQNRPIDQEIGLINPRDQSLQIHICHSPMREVEVLYDQLLNLFEMNSQLLPRDIVIMVPKIEDYAPFIEAVFGVERQGKMQLPFSIADRDLRHESSLVNTFIAILELERGRFPVLEVLNLLEMDAVQRRFALSDDDLILIKHWIQKTAICWGMDAANRAQLKLPALPENTWRAGLERLLLGFALIDQQVLFEDILPFDEIEGQETLILGKLAGFIEQLFTTVNLLSQSHSPIEWANLLLRLLGQFFQPSETQEIEAQHIRKVIQQLATTTQIKGFEFEQPLGIAAIIAYLRNYLNEINQPVHFLTGQITFCTLLPMRSIPFKVVCLLGMNDHSYPRVQRPLSFDLMAQYPKKGDRSLRHNDRYLFLEALLSARNHFYLSYVGHSVQDNSELPPSVLVSELKDYLMAGFKGIHGEKILELIQCHHPLQPFSPHYFMTPPLKTQLFSYSKEYCQASSVLLKKREAIKADFLTQALPYPDSHWTTVDVLDLLRFFKNPTQYLLKERLDINLSYEEQLLEENEPFNLVGLNAYQFTQELIEAALAGEALTPHFNVAKAKGLLPHGVVGKVIYDRIESDIKPFIHQVKTEIIHTRLTPQAIHLTLGAFQLSAYLDHLWNKQQFFYRYADMKGDDVIKLWLYHLLLNSQNKEDSLLPNTSIFLAKDSQILLRPIPSQEACVILQNLLDFYWQGCCELMPFFPKTAWSYAINYYFHTEMDREKSLIEARKTWRNDSYQEYGEFYQSPYYELAFQHDTDQLIGQRFITLTERFFQPFFAHAEISYH from the coding sequence ATGTTTCACATTTACCACAGCAATCGTTTAGAACAATTAGCCGAACAATTAAGTTCTTTAATAAAAACACCTTTAGCGCATCCTTTTCTCGCAGAATGTATTGTGGTGCAAAGTAAAGGGATGGAACGTTGGTTGTCTATGCAATTGGCTGAACGATTGGGCATTGCGGCAAATATTGAATTTCCTTTTCCCAATACGATTATTTGGCGATTATTTCGTTCTTTATTCCGTCAATTAAGCGAATTCTCTGTTTTTGATCGAGAAGTAATGTTGTGGCAATTTATGGAATTATTGCCGCATTATTTTGATCATCCTGAGTTTGCCGAATTAAAAAATTATCTGCATGATGATCCGAACGGCGTTAAATTATTCCAATTGTCTTTACGCATTGCAGATACTTTTGATCAATATGGTTTATATCGTCCTGATTTATTATTTTCATGGGAAAATAAAAAGCAGCGCGATGGTTGGCAATCGATATTGTGGAATGAATTAATTCATTTATATCAAACCGATGATCATCGCGCTAAAATTTGGCAAAAATTCATGCAGGCTGATTTAACGCCTTGTTTAACGCAATTACCGCCGCGAATTTCTATTTTTGGCATTTCTAATTTACCACCTGTTTATTTAGAAACATTTGCTTATTTAGGTCAGTTTTTAGAAGTGCATTTATTTTTATTTAATCCCTGTCAAGCGCATTGGGGATATATTGTCTCTGATGTAGAAATGGCGCGATTAGCCCGCAAGCAAAAAGACAATATTATTTCTCCCGAAGAACAATATTATGAAAAAGGCAATCCGTTATTGGCTTCGATGGGAAAAATGGCGCGAGATTTTTTTGATTTAATTCAAGATTATTCGCATCAATCTTATGATTTATTTATAGAAGCGGAGCAAGATTCATTATTGCATTTAGTGCAGAATGATATTTTAAATTTACAAAATCGTCCTATTGATCAAGAAATAGGATTGATTAACCCCCGTGATCAATCTTTACAAATTCACATTTGCCACAGTCCGATGCGCGAAGTGGAAGTGTTATATGATCAATTGCTGAATTTATTTGAAATGAATTCGCAATTATTGCCGCGTGATATTGTGATAATGGTGCCGAAAATTGAAGATTATGCGCCATTTATTGAAGCGGTTTTTGGCGTGGAACGTCAAGGAAAAATGCAATTGCCTTTTAGCATTGCGGATCGGGATTTACGCCATGAAAGCAGTTTGGTTAATACTTTTATTGCCATTTTAGAATTAGAACGGGGGCGTTTTCCTGTTTTAGAGGTATTAAATTTATTAGAAATGGACGCGGTGCAGCGGCGTTTTGCTTTATCTGATGACGATTTAATATTAATTAAACATTGGATTCAAAAAACCGCGATTTGTTGGGGAATGGATGCGGCGAATCGGGCGCAATTAAAACTGCCTGCTTTGCCAGAAAATACTTGGCGTGCGGGTTTAGAACGGTTGTTATTAGGATTTGCTTTAATTGATCAACAGGTTTTATTTGAAGATATTTTGCCTTTTGATGAAATAGAAGGACAAGAAACTTTAATTTTAGGCAAATTAGCAGGATTTATTGAACAGCTTTTTACTACGGTCAATTTATTGTCTCAATCCCATTCTCCCATCGAATGGGCAAATTTATTACTGCGTTTATTAGGGCAGTTTTTCCAACCCAGCGAAACGCAAGAAATTGAAGCGCAACATATTCGTAAAGTGATTCAACAATTAGCCACCACGACGCAAATTAAAGGTTTTGAATTTGAGCAACCGTTGGGAATTGCCGCTATTATTGCCTATTTACGTAATTATTTAAATGAAATTAATCAACCCGTGCATTTTTTGACGGGACAAATTACTTTCTGCACGTTATTGCCGATGCGTAGCATTCCTTTTAAAGTGGTTTGTTTATTGGGCATGAATGATCACAGTTATCCGCGGGTGCAACGTCCATTAAGTTTTGATTTAATGGCACAATATCCGAAAAAAGGGGATCGTTCTTTACGCCATAATGATCGTTATTTATTTTTAGAAGCCTTATTGTCGGCGCGGAATCATTTTTATTTAAGTTACGTCGGACACAGCGTACAAGATAATAGCGAATTGCCGCCTTCGGTATTAGTGAGCGAATTAAAAGATTATCTCATGGCAGGTTTTAAAGGCATTCATGGCGAGAAAATTTTAGAATTAATTCAATGCCATCATCCGTTACAGCCATTTAGTCCTCATTATTTTATGACCCCGCCTTTAAAAACGCAATTATTCAGTTATTCTAAAGAATATTGCCAAGCCAGCTCTGTGCTATTAAAAAAACGCGAAGCAATAAAAGCCGATTTTCTCACCCAAGCATTACCATATCCTGATAGTCATTGGACAACAGTTGATGTATTGGATTTATTGCGATTTTTTAAAAATCCAACACAATATTTATTAAAAGAGCGTTTAGATATTAATTTAAGTTATGAAGAACAATTATTAGAAGAAAATGAGCCGTTTAATTTAGTAGGTTTAAACGCCTATCAATTTACCCAAGAATTAATAGAAGCCGCATTAGCAGGTGAAGCATTAACGCCGCATTTTAATGTGGCCAAAGCCAAAGGTTTATTGCCGCATGGTGTGGTGGGGAAAGTCATTTATGATCGCATTGAAAGCGATATTAAACCGTTTATTCATCAAGTTAAAACAGAGATAATTCACACCCGTTTAACGCCCCAAGCCATTCATTTGACTTTAGGAGCATTCCAACTGTCGGCTTATTTAGATCATTTGTGGAATAAACAACAATTTTTTTACCGTTATGCCGATATGAAAGGCGATGATGTGATTAAATTGTGGTTATATCATTTGCTATTAAATAGCCAGAATAAAGAAGATTCTCTTTTGCCCAATACGTCTATTTTTCTCGCTAAAGACAGTCAAATTTTATTGCGTCCTATTCCGTCTCAAGAAGCCTGTGTTATTTTACAAAATTTACTTGATTTTTACTGGCAAGGTTGTTGTGAATTAATGCCTTTCTTTCCTAAAACCGCATGGAGTTATGCCATCAATTATTATTTTCATACGGAAATGGATCGGGAAAAATCTTTAATAGAAGCTCGAAAAACATGGCGTAATGACAGTTATCAAGAATATGGGGAGTTTTATCAAAGTCCTTATTATGAATTGGCTTTTCAACATGATACGGATCAATTAATTGGCCAGCGTTTTATCACTTTAACCGAACGCTTTTTTCAACCTTTTTTTGCTCATGCGGAAATTTCTTATCACTGA